From the genome of Cynocephalus volans isolate mCynVol1 chromosome 14, mCynVol1.pri, whole genome shotgun sequence, one region includes:
- the IL1RL1 gene encoding LOW QUALITY PROTEIN: interleukin-1 receptor-like 1 (The sequence of the model RefSeq protein was modified relative to this genomic sequence to represent the inferred CDS: substituted 3 bases at 3 genomic stop codons): protein MGLWILAILTVLIHSTAAAYSKRCFXTKIXLNHYGPGNEALIVRCPRQGRSRYPVDWYYSKTNESIPTQKRNHVFASGEHLKFLPAKVNDSGIYICIVRSPTLNRTGHAYVTIHKKQPDCNIPDYLIFSAVFGSEKNSKIYCPTIERYNWTAPVEWFKNCQALQGQRFRAHRSFLVVDNMTSDDKGDYTYKFTRNENGASXTVTATRSFAVNNEQGFSLFPIIIAPPHNETKEIEIGKTATIVCSACFGKGTQFLAAVLWQVNGSKVRDFGDARIQEEEGQKRSSSNDMMCLNTVLRIGAVKDEDLSLKYDCVALNLHGVRRHSLRLRRRDPSKEC from the exons ATGGGGCTTTGGATCTTGGCAATTCTGACAGTTCTCATACATTCCACAGCAGCTGCATATAGTAAGCGTTGCTTTTAGACTAAAATCTAA ctAAACCATTATGGGCCTGGAAATGAGGCTTTGATTGTGAGATGTCCTAGACAAGGAAGATCTCGTTACCCTGTGGATTGGTATTactcaaaaacaaatgaaagtatTCCCACCCAGAAAAGAAATCATGTATTTGCCTCAGGGGAACATCTTAAGTTTCTACCAGCCAAAGTCAATGACTCTGGGATTTATATTTGCATTGTCAGAAG TCCCACCCTCAATCGTACTGGACACGCATATGTCACCATACATAAGAAACAACCAGATTGCAACATTCcagattatttgatattttcagcAGTATTTGGatcagaaaaaaattccaaaatatattgTCCTACAATTGAGCGCTATAATTGGACAGCACCTGTTGAGTGGTTTAAG aattgTCAAGCTCTTCAAGGACAGAGGTTCAGGGCACACAGGTCATTTTTGGTAGTTGACAATATGACAAGTGATGACAAGGGTGACTACACCTATAAATTCACACGCAATGAAAATGGAGCCAGTTAAACTGTGACAGCCACCAGGTCATTCGCAGTGAACA ATGAGCAAGGCTTTTCTCTGTTTCCAATAATTATAGCCCCTCCACACAATGAAACAAAGGAAATAGAAATCG GAAAAACGGCAACCATAGTTTGCTCTGCTTGCTTTGGGAAAGGCACTCAGTTCTTGGCGGCTGTCCTGTGGCAGGTTAATGGAAGCAAGGTCAGGGACTTCGGTGACGCAAGAATTCAGGAGGAAGAAGGTCAAAAGCGAAG TTCCAGCAATGACATGATGTGTCTAAACACGGTTCTGAGAATAGGCGCTGTGAAGGACGAGGATTTATCACTGAAGTATGACTGCGTGGCCCTGAATCTGCACGGCGTGAGACGGCACAGCCTCAGACTCAGGAGGAGAGACCCAAGTAAGGAGTGTTGA